One Saccharomycodes ludwigii strain NBRC 1722 chromosome VI, whole genome shotgun sequence DNA segment encodes these proteins:
- a CDS encoding amino acid permease (similar to Saccharomyces cerevisiae YGR191W | HIP1 | HIstidine Permease): MERLLNSIRSQGTDSTKVKSDSFVSNINSNSIISQSEKNTNDCKEHTYFNDDLELSNESKTVHSNNDINNDNNDNVRIEQTNTDKLKQDLSVRHLVFLAVGGSIGTGLFVNSGQALTTGGPASLVIDWTIISTALFTVMNALGELAAVYPVNGGFNVYFTRFIEPSYAFAVVSNYALQWLVLLPLELVAASITIQYWNRTINSDAWVVIFYVAIVLANFLDVKSFGETEFVLSLIKILAIIGFFILGIVLTCGGGPTHKYIGGAYWHDPGAFVGYTKGHRFQGLASNFVVAGFSFSGVETCCLAAAESSNPRKTLPSSSKKSFWIISLSYITVLTLVGCLVPYNDPRLLNGSSSVDAAASPLVIAIENAKIKGLPSLMNAIILIAIISVANSAVYACSRSIASMAEIGYCPKIMGHVDKKGRPIYAIIATLIFGLLSFVAASDKESEVFTWLSALSGLSTLFCWLSINLAHVRFRYAMKVQNKSLDDLPYLSLTGVWGSVYGIFIIILILIASFWTSLFPVGGDGADAESFFEGYLSFPILIACYIGHKIYSKNWKLYVKADEMDLDSGKRDVDPVVLKHEIEVEKEILRQKSLLVRLYHTWC, translated from the coding sequence ATGGAAAGGTTATTAAACAGTATAAGGTCCCAAGGAACTGACAGTACAAAGGTGAAAAGTGATTCATTTGTCagtaatattaatagtaatagcaTAATTAGTCAATCAGAAAAGAACACTAATGATTGTAAAGAGCATACATATTTTAACGATGATTTAGAACTTTCCAATGAAAGCAAAACAGTTCATTCCAATAAcgatattaataatgataataatgataatgttCGTATAGAACAAACTAATACTGACAAATTAAAACAGGATTTATCAGTTAGACATTTAGTATTTTTAGCAGTAGGCGGCAGTATAGGTACCGGTTTATTTGTTAACAGTGGACAAGCATTAACTACGGGCGGTCCAGCCTCGTTAGTCATTGATTGGACTATTATAAGTACTGCATTATTTACGGTCATGAACGCACTAGGAGAATTGGCTGCTGTTTATCCCGTAAATGGCGGTTTTAATGTATATTTTACAAGATTTATTGAACCTTCATATGCATTTGCTGTTGTAAGCAATTATGCTCTTCAATGGTTGGTCTTGCTTCCATTAGAACTAGTTGCTGCATCTATTACTATTCAATATTGGAACAGAACTATTAACTCCGACGCATGGgtggttattttttacgTGGCCATTGTATTGGCAAATTTTTTAGATGTCAAGTCTTTTGGTGAAACCGAATTTGTGTTGagtttaattaaaattttagcGATAATCGGATTCTTCATATTGGGTATAGTATTGACTTGTGGTGGTGGGCCAACCCACAAATATATTGGAGGTGCATATTGGCATGATCCCGGTGCTTTTGTTGGTTATACAAAGGGACACAGATTTCAAGGTTTGGCCAGTAATTTTGTGGTTGCTGGTTTTAGCTTCAGTGGAGTAGAAACATGTTGTTTGGCTGCTGCCGAAAGCAGCAATCCAAGAAAAACATTGCCTAGTTCTTccaaaaaatctttttggATTATTTCATTATCATATATCACTGTATTGACTTTGGTGGGTTGTTTAGTTCCCTACAATGACCCAAGGTTACTAAATGGCTCCAGTTCAGTAGATGCAGCCGCATCTCCTTTAGTTATTGCCATTGAAAATGCAAAGATTAAGGGTTTGCCATCATTAATGAATGCTATTATACTGATTGCTATCATTTCAGTAGCCAATAGCGCAGTCTATGCTTGTTCAAGGTCCATTGCATCCATGGCTGAGATTGGGTATTGTCCAAAAATTATGGGGCATGTTGATAAAAAGGGTAGACCAATTTATGCTATTATCGCAACTTTGATTTTTGggttattatcatttgttGCTGCTAGTGATAAAGAGTCTGAAGTTTTCACGTGGTTGAGTGCTCTATCTGGATTGTCAACATTATTTTGCTGGTTATCTATTAATTTAGCACATGTTAGATTCCGTTATGCGATGAAGgtacaaaataaatctcTTGATGATCTACCCTATTTATCTTTGACGGGTGTATGGGGTTCAGTTtatggtatttttattattattttaattttgattgCATCTTTCTGGACTTCATTGTTTCCTGTTGGTGGTGATGGCGCTGATGCAGAATCATTTTTTGAGGGATACCTATCATTTCCTATTTTAATTGCATGTTATATTGGacataaaatatattccaaaaattggaaattaTATGTTAAAGCAGATGAAATGGATCTAGATAGTGGGAAAAGAGATGTTGATCCAGTTGTTTTAAAACACGAAATTGAAGTTGAAAAGGAGATATTAAGACAAAAATCCTTATTGGTTAGGCTATATCATACTTGGTGCTGA